Below is a window of Sylvia atricapilla isolate bSylAtr1 chromosome 2, bSylAtr1.pri, whole genome shotgun sequence DNA.
CTGGGGAAATCTGAAGATAAAACCTCTCCTTACCCAAAGAGAACCTTAAGTTGGAAGAAAAACTATTAATGccatttctttctgaaggagTCTGTTCTTAccagttctctctctctctccttgcaATGTCAGCTAAGACATTACCTGCTTTGGTAACAGAGTCCTGTCTGACACAATTTCAGTGACATGCACCTTGTCACGTAAGGAGGCCTTTGTAAATAACACTTCACACAAGGCTGACCCAGCCAAGTTTGCCACATGACTGACTGTAAACAGACATATGGTAGAGATGCATCTTCTTCAAGGAGACAAGAATGGAAGGGAAAACTGAATAATCTTTGAGgttacatacatatattttacaCACATAAAGCTTTGGGGATCTAAGTTATTCATTATATGCAAAGAACGAaatggacctgttggagtgagtccagaggaagTCATGAAGATGATCACAGGGTTGGAACAACTCTCCTACAAAGAGAGGCTGAGCAGTTGGaattgttcagcctagagaagactccagggagaccttacaAGCAGACTTCCAGCACCTAAAGGGAGCCTGCAAGGGAGTTGGGGAGGGACTTctcacaagggcatgtagtgatacGACAATGGGATAATGGATTTGAACTAAAAGAGAGCAGGCTTTGATTAGatgttagaaagaaattctttgttgTGAGAGTTGTGAAAacctggaacaggttgtccatagaagctgtggatgctccatcctgggaagtgttgaaggccaggCTAGATGCAGCTTTGacagcctggtctagtggaaggcaGCCTGTCTGTGGCAGGGGGGTGGACTTAGACAGCCCTTAAAGtttcttccaacacaaaccattctgtgattcgAAGATTCTGTGACATGATTAAGAAAAAGTCAACTCACTGCTGTCTCTGGAGAAAAGAACCAGGGATTAGATGTACATTGGTAAACCTCAGACCTGGATTTCTATATTTGGGGGGTCATTTACTGACTGTTTGTGATATACAAGGTGTATAGAATTTGCAAAGATATCATATTCAATCGTATTCTCTGAAGAGGTGGAAATCAGATGGAGTGTCACAAGCCTGAGCATATAACTTGTGAACTGAAAGCCTGACATCCTCTTACAGAACCCAGAGAGCTGGAGCTTTGTCAAGGCATTCAGTACAGTCTTCAGGGTTTTCAGCAGAGCAAAGATGCCTGCTTTACTGTGAATTGGATAGCCTTTGAAACTCTATGGATTTTATTGGCTAGATCACTATAGACTATTATAGGATCCTGAACACCCAGATTTTATGTAGGCACCTCCaagaagagattaaaatttAGGTATATTAATGTTCAAGCTGAAAGCCACTCCAGCTGTTGATGCTACAATATACTTCAGTGACACCTCTGCTATTCTCTACTATGCTTTACCAGGgaaatttattgcaaaaaaaaaaaaaaaaacccaaaaaaaccaagcaaatcAAAAAACATAAGAATGTAGCTGATCATGAGAGTCAAAAGTAAGTGCAGGACATTGAAGGTGGGGACCCAGCATTCTGTTCTGAGGTCTCTGTTCCCAATGAAGATGGTAGGAGGCAGATAAAACTGTTACCTGCAGAAATTTCCATCTGCTTCTGGAAGGGTCAGAGAAGCCATGGGATTCTTCAGAAGATCTGTCACAGTGTCATCCTTTGGTGTCACGTAAAAGAAAGGGATTCCAGTGCTGTTATTGACGGGACCATCACTGAGGAGTAAACAGTTCCCATAGGGCATACCTTGGATCTGCAAAATCCAAATAAGCAACTGGTTACATCTTTACACATAGATGGTTTTCAGTGTGGGAGATTCCCTCAAGGACTCTGGCAGAGAGAACAGCCAGCCTCATTGCTCCCATTTTCTGTTGTCATCATGAGACAGCATTTCTTCTAAATCAGATCTATCTCCTCTAAATTAGATCTATCATGCTTCTACAAAAACAGATCTCTCCTCTACTTCTCTCTAGTCCTGTCCATGACACtataaagaacattttctcttccactAAGCTTAAAGGAACTaccaaattaaaaatgcttaagTGCAtgaatctctttttttcctgccattgATGTCAGGAAATGTTTACCCTAAATCACTGCTGGTACCTTTCCTCAAACCCAAAAGGATATAGAGCCTAATTTAGCCTTGATTCAGCCTGCTTTTTACTCTAATACTGCCTCCTCTTTTGGTTTTGACTTGCAATGTGATTGCATCGGTTTGCAAAAACCAGAAAGCATTTGAGCTAAAATTGTGTTTGAAGTCAAACTGGACATCAGCTCAGCTTCCTGGGCAGGAACATCAGATTCCTGATGGGGAGTGTCTCAACTACCAAGCCAGCCAAAGTAAAACCtcctcccatggcagggaagggACACTAAGGAGCCaagttttcaaaaatgttttctcccaTACACTGACCTGTGTACACAGTGGTTTTAAGGTAGGGGAAAATGTCCTTGCCCAGTAGTGACACTGCTTCAGAATAACATATACACCTAATGTGCTTTTCATCCCATTATAAATAGCAATGACAGATATTCAGTTAATTACtcctttttttcatgtcttcagATATGTTTTCCTCATGGTCCATTAGATATTAAACAGTAAAATTATCTGTCAATACACTAAATCTTTTACaacaaagtaaaattaaatatgaatggttaattttaaaaaaccctggaTGACATTGTTACCTGGGTAGCatactttctgatttttaatgtttttatgcccttaaaatatttatgcttatAGCTTTCACAGATGGTGTTTGTTGGGTCTACTTAGAAGTAATGCTTTAATGATATTAcataacttaaaaaataaaaaccttgtTTATTATTAAGagttacaatttaaaaaaaaaaagttctcagTAATATTGCAGGACATGTTCCTATTGCTTAAAATACTCAGTCTGTCATGGAAGGTTAATATTACTCTGGATTCTCAAAAATAATTATGATCACAGGCAGTACAGTTCAGCATTCAAAGCAGCAAACACCACCCCttgaatttcagattttattatGAACCAAATTTTTCGGTATTACTTCTGTGTTCTGTCTGGAGGCAGATAACTGCAGACTGTATTATGGCTGTAATTGCACTGAGGGTTTCTGGCAAGAGCATAAACCAAAAGAGTTACGATCATATGGTTTAATAGGATTTCCAAAAGCTGATTTAGAAATACAGGCCTCTTCTCTTTACATACAAATTCATTCAATGCTATATTTTTTCAATCTGTTTTTGCATTTCACAATAACATTAACAAACACTAAGTCAGCCAAGCTTCCTGAAGATGTAGGTGcttctaaatttaatttaaaattgtaaataatTAATTGTAAGTAATTAATCTGTGAATACTTTCAACAGaaagttaagattttttttatttatttatttatcttttttttccccttttgtctGAGCGGTACTGGATGCTGTGTCTCATCCCAACGTTTCgctttgaaaaaggaaatattttaaagctggACAAAATAATGACCCCAATTCTCTGGTACAGCCCAGATATTTTGTTTAATGTTCCTGACAGAGAAATCGTCCTTTAAGCAGGTATAGCTGGACGGACGGGCAGTTTTTGCGGTAGCCCAGCGggctctcctcctcttcctcctgagACAGCCCCTCTCCAAACCCTTCgatgctgctctgcctcctggcctagagattttgctttttttgtgtgtctctcTGGGGCGGTTTTTAGCGTTCATcctccctccctgtgctccGAGCGCGATTTCTCCTGCAGAGTTTGCGCTGCTCCCTGCGCGGCGCGGGCGCTGCTCCGGCGGGTAACGCGTGGCGTGGGCGCCGTGGGCACCGTACCTGTCCTCGGGCGGCCCGCGTCGCCACGAAGCCCCAGGTGTTGTGGCGGGCGAGGAAGCGGGCGGTCCCGGCGCGTCCCGGCGCCACGCCGCCCTCCCGCCGGTAGGAGAACATCCTGGAGGGGGCGGCCCCCTGCCccggccgccgcgccgccggccCGGAGCCCAGCGCCGCATCCTCGCGGTACGCCGAGGCCGGGTAGCTCTGCTTCCAGAGGCCGCCCGCCTCCTCCAGCAGCGCGGGCAGCGCCTCCTCGGTGGAGGAGCCGTGCAGCTCGtccgccgccgccccggcctCGGGCAGCGGCCACGACACGGAGCTGACCACCACGTACCCCCCCGCGCCGCCGCACAGCAGCGCCGGCAGCAGCCACCACGGCCACGGCCGCCGCGCCGACATCTTCTGCGGCAGCgcccgcgccgcgcccgccgcgccctcccgcggccgccgcccgccccgcaccgcccccTCCCCACCGCGCCGCCTTCGCGGCACCTGCCATCGCCCCGAGCCGCAGCCCGCCTCGGTGTCCTGCCCCCGGCCCGCCTCGGTGTCCTGCCCCCGGCCCGCCTCGGTGTCCTGCCCCAGGCCCGGGGCCCTCCGCCCGCACCTGCCGGGGACACCCCCGGCACAGCCTCCCGCGGCGGGGCTCGCCGGGCGCGCAGCTCCGGGGCCCCTCGCGGCTCCAGCCCTCGCGGAGCGCTCGGTGGGTAACCCTGCCTTTGCCTGGTGCCTGCGGGGCACCTGGGAGACTGCTGGAGCCTCTGGCTCAGTGCGCGGTGCAGCAGGTATCTCACGGATTTGGTTCCCTACACCCACCACAAAACCAAGAAGATGGAGCTGTCCAGGCGGAAGCGGTGCGACCTCtccttttgttaaaaaaagagacaacCCACGAGGGAGAAGAACTCTCCCTCTCCCATGTGAACACTCTCGTTGCCCGGAAAGCTTCGTTTGGGCACTGGGGTCAAGTCACAGCAAGACCCCAAGTCTGAGGTGGCAGACAGCATTAGTTTGGTGCTTGCACGAATGAATTTTTGATATCCAAATACATGGAGCTTCTAATAAACATTTTCCAGGCGAGGCTTTAATTAGGCAAAGATTTGCATGTGTATGAGTTTATATCAGTAGCCCAATTTAATAAAGGCACATATGCATTCAGTTCCTTTCTTGGCAGTAGACCTCTTCAATATGGCAATGCAAAGTTGTAATTCTTTAAAACATATGCTTCTAAACTTTCATTGCCTTCATGCACATTATTCAAAGAACACAGGTTCAGTAggagacagggaagaaagaatCTCACAGAAGCCTTTGCCTGTCAGAAGGTTCTCAGGTACATCTAAAAGATGTTCTCAGGTACATCTTACTTTTTCATATCTGTGAAGAACAGATTCCAAGATCAGTCTACTGATACAACTGCTTAATTGTGCCATGAGAACAGGCATCTCTAATCTAGAATCTAAACTCTTATAAATAAAAGTGGACTTGACAACACTGAGTATTTTTAacttatattttttcttatactccctgttccatttttttttcttcaccataAAAACCTGAGGAAGAGTGAAAATGGGTATCATGGGCCTTAAGACCCTAAGCAATTTTTCTCATTGTGAAGATACTTCccaagaaaatgtaattttggcaccaaattcttaattttatcTGCAGAATTGAATGCATGACTACCTTTTCCTTTAGCACATGGTCCTGTCTACATCTGCTGCAATACCACATTTTTGAAAATTGATTCCCACTTCAGTGCTTGAGCTGAGACAGAAGAATGGAGATGCAAGTGGAAAATCAATGCAGATTTCCAAACTCAAAATGAGTGAAAGCTTCCCCAGCTCCTAACAAGTGTTTTTCTCTGATTCAGGATATGTCCTGTCTTAAAATATTGAAGCAATTGTCCCTTCTTGAAACAGCAACCAGACACAGAGAACTCACTGCAGGCATGCTCTTCAAAAATAGTGAAACCTCCCATTTCCCTCGTGTTTCAGGGAATTTCCTCACACAATCTGATGCATGCAAGATACAAATCTCATCATTtatatttactattttttatgAATTCATGCCAGGGTTTCTCTTTATAAATGTCTTTGCTTGTACTTTACTTACAGAACAAGCCCAAACAACCTAGTTTTgaacataataaaataataacattaTAGACAGcctattttatttcaattaataGAATTGTATGTGAGATATTGATTCtcatttcctgcagaaatggGAAACAAAGGAGGAATTTCTTAAAACAGGAATTAGCACCAGGTTTTATATtcaataaatgtaattttaaattaaacattgTAGACATAAAGCAGCATTAACACAGTCATTCATTTATGCTGTAGCTTCCAGATAAATTTACCATTATTACCTCAGGTAGGTTTTCAGCTTTCCTGACAgtagaaaaatacaagaaatacttaaaacaaagccaaaagtAGTTCACCTTTATCTTCTGAAGGTTTATTCAAAGAATCTAAATCAAATCACATGACAACTTAAAATAGCTGCATTGCTAGCCTAGTTtgcatttagtatttttttaaataaagatctGAAGTTTAAGAGaatgaaaacagtatttcttaAAGTTCTATCAAAAAGTAAGAATGGCACAACATATAGAATGCTATAGTCAGGATGCTTTTCTCTGAAGATCTGCTGTTCATTGGAGGCAAAAAAATATCAGTTCATCTTTTTGAGTAAGAATTGTTTCCTTTCCAACTTGAAGATCCAACTTAGTACATGATAtaaaaattttctcttcctaaaTTATCTGGGTGTgctgaaaattagaaaagaaacatcaaaatattttgactgtAGGAATTATAATTTGTTTCTCCTTTCAgtgaacaaaaaatattctctatTCTTAATTGCTGAACCTGAGGTAATTCATAGATACCCAGCCTTATTTTACATCAAATAAACCCAACAAGAGGAAGTGCATATTGGGGTTCATCATAGGGTGGCAGAGGTCTGACAGAGGGGCATATCCACTTTGAATATGTCATTCACACTTTGTGTGTCAGCTGTAGGCCCTtctattaattttcaaaacaaatagtCTCAGCCTGTCTCTCTCCTGATGGGGACTGCTTTTTCATGTGAAATTCCAGCTTTCTTAAAATCAGCAGAAGTTTTGACATTGAATTCAATCAGGGTCATGATTTTGCCCTCACTTTTTGGTCATTTTAGTTACTGATTTCACTTGATCTCTGTATCCTAGTTTATATAGACCATGCAGATGAACACTTACTGTTCCTAGAAGTCAAGTAGTTAACTatgtcctattttttttcttcctttctaacAAATCAAAGTGTTTGATTTGCTCTCTGCCAACAGAGCTAGGAATAGCACACTCTCAGTATCTTCGTGCCCTGATTTGCAGTATATTGTATGTTACAAAGGTGTGGAATTGGATCAAAAGCTacagcacagtgctctgcagatAAATCCACTGCAGGTGTGCAGTTTAATAGGATTTTAATTTGGTAACAAGTGAACAAAAAGCAGAAGCCTAGAATGGGATTTTCTAGATGAAAAAAATGCTATTCATGCTGAGAGAAAGCAACTGCAAGCTCTGTGATAAGGAATAAAGATCTGGCCAATGCGCTCTGAGCTGCACATTTATAGATTACGGCTTGTTCTGAGCATCTCTGTTACTGCCACTGGTTTCATAGATTCTGAGTTCGTATTATGTTTGTTTGGCTCTATAGCATTTCAGCTGCCACACTTCCCTGCTAAGCCAGTGTGTACAAATCTTCTACTGTCTCGCTCCCTGTCCTCTACATTTGTTCATGTAAAACCAGTGTTTTCCTTGGGAGATGCCACCAACTTGGAATATATTCTGTCTTCAGGAGTAATAACTCTATTTATTAACTCTATGAATTAATTACTTAAACTCTATTTAAAGGTAAGATTCATAAATTTACTGCGCTGTTCAAAATAAATGGGGAAAAACGATCTCTCTGCTGAAGAGGCTAATTTATATTCAGCATCAACTAGACATGAAAGACCAGAAACagatggagaaggaagagaaagaatgaaGGTGACAACTACAAGATCATGAAGGGATCTGCTAAGCTGCACATATTGGTGCTGCTGATATCAGGGTAATGTTGGGAGattcttttctgatttctgttaCCAGTCCTCCCTCATATTTTTCCAGGGTTTTGTAGCAAGACTGAGTGGTTAGCACTAATTTCAATGAGCTGAGTGTGGAGGTGCgatgaacagatttttttttttttttccacagcataACAGGCTGTAGAGAAGGCACAGAAATGCCTTGTGGAACAAGATTAAAAACTACGGAGGTTGGGTGGTGCTGGCAATGGATGGAGTGGAGGATGGGAACTGATGAAAAGCTCTGGGTTGGAGAAAGCTGCCAAGCCTGCCTAAGGTGAaggaattaaaagcaaaaattatgtAATAAACCTGAGCAATATGTCAGGCAGCAGAAATGTGGTCCAGGAAACAGCAGTGTGGCTGGTGGATGCTGCTATGGCTGCTGAGGGTTTAGACACCCAACAGAATGGGCTGTGGCCAAACGGGGATTAGTCAAGAGCAGGGACAGATGGTTTCTTGGAAGCATGATGATAATTTTTGGTGGTCAAAAGTCACAGAACAAAAATCCTCATGCAATGGAAATCTTGTCAGAGGATCTACAGAGGTGACAATACAAAGCAGTGGGTGACAGAGATGCTTTTGGCAACAGTGTTTTT
It encodes the following:
- the CREG2 gene encoding protein CREG2, with amino-acid sequence MSARRPWPWWLLPALLCGGAGGYVVVSSVSWPLPEAGAAADELHGSSTEEALPALLEEAGGLWKQSYPASAYREDAALGSGPAARRPGQGAAPSRMFSYRREGGVAPGRAGTARFLARHNTWGFVATRAARGQIQGMPYGNCLLLSDGPVNNSTGIPFFYVTPKDDTVTDLLKNPMASLTLPEADGNFCRKNVIDPEDPRCTRLTLTGQMVTVPPEEVEFAKQAMFSRHPVVRKWPRSYEWFFMKMNIEHIWLQSWYGEVSPIAVEEYLKAVPSKG